In one window of Porites lutea chromosome 8, jaPorLute2.1, whole genome shotgun sequence DNA:
- the LOC140946194 gene encoding uncharacterized protein has product MEQGKSRCNSLLAFAVLVNIILTLSSVGFMIYKVRVLEERVFELQFKSTQTLHAETGENEEDVDIIRNRQKRSSESFGSKHCISCHDACVKLFGLGTKAKVTVKSGSNGTDQDIICMRGERGPQGKQGRRGQRGRPGYVGKTGKRGPPGERGLRGPRGRPGKAFNGNTSKLIEDIDLPKIKKPPPSNFTTEERNNVSLPCYPTGFPTPVVTWYKNGEALDGDQYNAATGLLTFSSILFADRGLYKCEARNFLGFDYATVEITVEVPPRFVDKPEVYHMGYETWDTTLSCNIFGYPPPVIRWTRSFRSLPTGRYETTGKELIIKETQREDKGPIMCRGDNHLGHVYALIVLVVNPVLPPVITTAPPPLVTVTKVHDTVILQCAAQGSPVPTLEWRKDGVVISTNITLETADEARGKLIIPKFGPSDQGVYTCFFKNYDNGTAETSTTAELVGCGDPGVPVHGYKTGENYWAGQMVTFTCNTGYHLEGPTNRLCLEGGNWSDVMPKCHRYCDKPNPLENGYIVGTEFWEGKNVTYKCNKGYRARGQMVRFCNETGNWTVEEPKCEGPEFEPSEILLNKTEYWELLKGWLEPVSMEPSKWKLCYRATDHGWSSSTFHSKCNSRGPSVTFVKVGEYIFGGYTDRNWHSGGSYTDSAHSFIFSFKNKDGLEPFMLHPKITEHAIYGNSNYGPTFGGGHDFHIANSASSNTNSYANLGHSYVQITGYKYGSSKARNLLAGSYHFRPQEVEVFYQTYKD; this is encoded by the exons ATGGAGCAAGGAAAATCCCGATGCAATAGCCTCTTGGCGTTTGCTGTGCTTGTCAACATAATACTGACTCTTTCGTCCGTCGGGTTCATGATTTATAAAGTGAGAGTATTGGAGGAGCGAGTTTTTGAGCTTCAATTCAAGTCAACACAGACGTTACACGCTGAAACCGGAGAAAATGAAGAAGACGTCGATATCATCAGGAATAGACAGAAGAGGTCATCTGAGTCCTTCGGCTCCAAACACTGTATCAGCTGCCACGATGCTTGTGTCAAACTATTTGGACTGGGAACTAAGGCCAAG GTCACAGTTAAATCTGGAAGCAACGGAACAGATCAAGATATTATTTGCATGAGAG GTGAACGAGGGCCTCAAGGAAAGCAAGGTCGAAGAGGACAACGCGGCCGACCCGGTTACGTAGGTAAAACCGGAAAAAGAGGACCCCCTGGTGAGCGAGGTCTCCGTGGTCCCAGAGGAAGGCCTGGGAAGGCGTTTAACGGAAATACCTCCAAGCTGATTGAAGACATAG ATTTGCCCAAAATCAAGAAACCGCCTCCCTCCAACTTCACAACAGAAGAACGGAACAATGTCTCTCTACCCTGCTACCCCACCGGCTTCCCCACACCAGTGGTCACGTGGTATAAAAATGGCGAAGCCCTCGATGGTGATCAATATAATGCTGCCACGGGATTACTGACATTTTCTAGCATCTTGTTCGCTGATCGAGGCTTGTACAAATGTGAGGCAAGGAATTTCTTAGGGTTTGATTATGCAACTGTCGAAATCACAGTCGAAG TTCCACCGCGATTTGTAGACAAACCTGAAGTCTATCATATGGGATACGAGACTTGGGATACCACTTTATCGTGCAATATCTTTGGATATCCACCCCCAGTTATAAGATGGACCCGGTCCTTCAGATCATTACCCACTGGCCGCTACGAGACGACAGGAAAAGAGCTTATCATCAAGGAAACTCAGCGAGAAGACAAAGGACCAATCATGTGCCGAGGAGATAACCACCTAGGTCACGTGTACGCGCTGATAGTGTTGGTGGTGAACCCTGTTT TGCCTCCGGTTATCACCACCGCTCCACCCCCCTTAGTCACAGTAACAAAGGTACATGATACAGTGATACTTCAATGCGCTGCTCAGGGATCCCCCGTCCCCACCCTGGAGTGGCGCAAGGATGGTGTTGTCATTTCTACTAACATAACGTTGGAGACCGCTGATGAAGCAAGAGGAAAACTTATAATTCCAAAATTTGGCCCGTCTGATCAAGGTGTCTACACGTGTTTCTTTAAAAACTACGACAACGGAACTGCCGAGACTTCAACCACCGCAG AGCTCGTTGGTTGCGGAGACCCTGGTGTGCCTGTGCATGGTTATAAGACTGGAGAAAATTACTGGGCAGGACAGATGGTTACATTCACCTGTAACACAGGATACCACTTAGAAGGACCTACAAACAGGTTGTGCCTGGAAGGTGGAAATTGGAGTGATGTAATGCCAAAGT GCCACCGTTACTGTGATAAACCCAACCCTCTGGAAAATGGTTACATTGTAGGAACTGAATTCTGGGAGGGCAAAAATGTGACGTACAAATGCAACAAGGGATATCGAGCTCGTGGGCAGATGGTCAGATTTTGTAATGAAACTGGAAATTGGACCGTGGAAGAACCGAAATGTGAAG GGCCTGAGTTTGAACCATCGGAAATCCTTCTTAACAAAACAGAGTATTGGGAACTGCTAAAAGGTTGGTTAGAACCGGTATCTATGGAGCCGTCTAAGTGGAAGCTGTGCTATCGAGCTACAGACCATGGATGGAGTTCCAGTACATTCCATTCTAAATGCAATAGCCGGGGTCCCTCGGTGACGTTTGTAAAAGTAGGAGAGTATATCTTTGGAGGATACACTGACCGAAACTGGC ATTCTGGTGGCTCGTACACAGATTCAGCTCACagctttattttttccttcaaaaacaaagatGGCCTGGAACCGTTCATGCTTCACCCCAAGATAACTGAACACGCCATATATGGAAACAGCAACTATGGTCCAACATTTGGTGGGGGACATGATTTTCATATCGCTAATAGTGCCAGCTCCAACACTAACTCGTACGCTAATCTGGGTCACAGTTATGTCCAAATAACAGGATACAAGTACGGATCAAGCAAAGCGAGAAACCTGCTTGCAGGATCCTACCATTTTAGGCCGCAAGAGGTGGAGGTGTTTTATCAGACTTACAAAGACTGA